The Sediminispirochaeta smaragdinae DSM 11293 genome has a segment encoding these proteins:
- a CDS encoding C4-dicarboxylate TRAP transporter substrate-binding protein: MKRSLFLGLALSVALLGCSGKGADKDAANKSGEVAATKVVLQVGAEANPGEPQVEGMNKWAELVKERSNGTMELQVFPSSQLGYKAALIDQMLVGDPVISVCDAAYYADRGVPDLGIVMAPFLLKSWDDAWTIINSDWYAEQLKKLEDKGLKVITSNWIYGERNLLTTKPVKNPEDLVGMKIRVPNNVLQLKGFEALGAVPTPTDLSEVYTALQQKVVEGVENPLTVLYNGRFYEVAKYLALTSHVKNFTTFVMSKQVFDSLTPEQQKILIETGNEAGEYQNALFSDEVNQELLEKFKAAGVEVTEIDQDAFAEAAKGFYSMPELTKKWSPGLYERVSTILEEGRKSK, encoded by the coding sequence ATGAAAAGATCTCTGTTTCTTGGACTAGCGCTCTCTGTGGCCTTATTGGGCTGTTCGGGTAAGGGAGCGGACAAGGATGCCGCAAACAAGAGTGGTGAAGTAGCTGCGACGAAGGTTGTTTTGCAAGTCGGTGCGGAAGCCAATCCCGGGGAACCTCAGGTTGAGGGAATGAACAAATGGGCGGAGTTGGTAAAAGAACGTAGCAATGGAACCATGGAACTCCAGGTTTTTCCCTCTTCCCAGCTCGGATATAAGGCAGCCCTGATTGATCAGATGCTTGTCGGCGATCCCGTTATTTCTGTTTGTGACGCAGCCTACTATGCCGACCGCGGCGTACCTGATTTGGGAATCGTCATGGCACCTTTTCTTCTGAAGTCATGGGACGATGCCTGGACCATCATCAACAGCGATTGGTATGCAGAGCAGTTGAAAAAACTGGAAGATAAGGGACTCAAGGTCATAACTTCGAACTGGATCTATGGTGAACGTAACTTGCTGACAACCAAACCTGTTAAGAACCCTGAAGATTTGGTCGGCATGAAAATACGTGTGCCCAATAATGTCCTGCAATTGAAAGGATTTGAAGCACTTGGCGCTGTTCCTACACCAACCGATTTAAGTGAGGTATACACTGCCTTGCAACAAAAAGTTGTCGAAGGAGTCGAGAATCCGCTTACCGTTTTGTACAATGGCCGGTTTTATGAAGTTGCGAAGTATCTGGCCCTGACCTCTCACGTGAAGAATTTTACCACGTTTGTCATGAGCAAACAGGTTTTTGACTCTCTGACACCGGAGCAGCAGAAGATTCTGATCGAGACTGGAAACGAAGCAGGTGAATATCAGAACGCCTTATTCTCCGATGAGGTGAACCAGGAACTGCTTGAGAAATTTAAAGCGGCAGGTGTTGAAGTTACCGAGATCGATCAAGATGCCTTTGCCGAGGCTGCAAAGGGATTCTACTCCATGCCTGAACTGACGAAGAAATGGTCTCCGGGACTTTATGAGCGCGTAAGTACTATCCTTGAAGAAGGAAGAAAGAGTAAATAA